A stretch of Cicer arietinum cultivar CDC Frontier isolate Library 1 chromosome 5, Cicar.CDCFrontier_v2.0, whole genome shotgun sequence DNA encodes these proteins:
- the LOC101503958 gene encoding cysteine--tRNA ligase, chloroplastic/mitochondrial isoform X2, translating to MGTLSLLKCYTPFSSILFAHSARAANHAAVFRRKKLPSFRAISSSQPSTAEKNHDDGKSFRSKSHSPEVWLHNTMSKKKEVFKPKVESKVGMYVCGVTAYDLSHIGHARVYVNFDLLYRYLKHLGFEVCYVRNFTDVDDKIIARAKELGEDPISLSRRYCEEFCQDMVTLNCLPPTVEPKVSEHMPQIIDMIEKILNNGYAYDVDGDIYFNVEKFPEYGKLSNRGLEDNRAGERVAVDSRKKNPADFALWKSAKPGEPFWESPWGPGRPGWHIECSAMSSTYLGYTFDIHGGGIDLVFPHHENEIAQSCAACNKSDISVWMHNGFVTIDSVKMSKSLGNFFTIRQVVDVYHPLALRYFLMSAHYRSPMNYSNIHLESASDRIFYIYETLHECESFLNQHDQTVRRDSVPQDTLNIIDNFYDVFLTSMSDDLHTPVVLAGLSDPLKSINDLLHTRKGKKQQFRIESLAALKKSIGDVLTVVLQQLKKKALKRANLTEDQILQKIEERAAARIQKEYAKSDAVRKDLAVLGIALMDSPNGTTWRPTIPLALQEQQIDAR from the exons ATGGGTACCCTTTCTCTTCTCAAATGCTACACACCCTTTTCCTCCATCCTTTTCGCCCACTCGGCTCGAGCCGCCAATCACGCCGCCGTATTCAGGAGAAAAAAGCTTCCTTCCTTTCGCGCCATCTCATCCTCCCAGCCATCGACGGCGGAGAAGAATCACGACGACGGTAAAAGTTTCCGTTCAAAGAGTCATTCGCCGGAAGTATGGCTTCACAACACAATGAGTAAAAAGAAAGAGGTTTTCAAACCCAAAGTGGAATCGAAAGTTGGAATGTACGTGTGTGGTGTCACCGCTTATGATCTCAGCCATATTGGTCATGCTCGTGTTTACGTCAATTTTGATCTTCTTTATAG atatttaaagCACTTGGGATTCGAAGTTTGTTATGTTCGCAATTTTACTGATGTGGATGACAAG ATAATTGCAAGAGCAAAGGAGTTAGGAGAAGATCCAATCAGTTTGAGCCGGCGCTATTGTGAAGAGTTCTGTCAAGACATGGTAACTCTTAATTGTTTGCCTCCTACTGTGGAACCGAAAGTGTCTGAGCACATGCCCCAAATCATTGATATGATTGAGAAG ATTCTTAATAATGGGTATGCCTACGATGTTGATGGGGATATATACTTTAATGTAGAAAAATTTCCAGAATATGGGAAATTATCTAATCGAGGTCTAGAAGATAATCGAGCTGGTGAGAGGGTTGCTGTTGATTCAAGGAAGAAAAATCCTGCTGATTTTGCTCTTTGGAAG TCTGCAAAGCCAGGGGAGCCATTTTGGGAGAGTCCCTGGGGTCCTGGAAGACCTGGATGGCATATCGAATGCAGTGCTATGAGTTCCACTTATCTTGGTTACACTTTTGACATCCATGGTGGAGGAATCGACCTTGTATTTCCTCACCATGAAAATGAAATTGCTCAGAGTTGTGCTGCTTGTAATAAAAGTGATATTAGTGTATGGATGCACAATGGTTTTGTCACAATCGACTCTGTGAAGATGTCTAAATCTTTGGGAAACTTTTTCACAATACGGCAG GTTGTAGATGTTTATCATCCGCTGGCTTTGAGATATTTTTTGATGAGTGCCCATTATAGATCTCCTATGAACTACTCTAATATACACCTTGAAAGTGCTTCAGACCgtattttttacatatatgaG ACATTACATGAATGTGAAAGCTTTCTGAACCAGCATGATCAGACAGTTAGGAGGGATTCGGTCCCACAAGATactttgaatattattgataactTCTATGATGTTTTTCTGACCTCAATGTCTGATGATCTTCACACTCCAGTTGTGTTGGCTGGACTTTCTGATCCACTAAAATCAATTAACGACTTGCTGCATACTCGCAAG GGGAAAAAACAACAATTTCGAATAGAATCGCTTGcagctttgaagaaaagtatTGGGGACGTCCTTACTGTT GTTTTGCAGCAGCTTAAGAAAAAAGCTCTTAAGCGTGCAAACTTGACAGAAGATCAAATCTTGCAGAAGATTGAAGAACGGGCCGCTGCTAGAATACAAAAGGAGTATGCGAAATCCGATGCCGTAAGGAAAGATTTGGCTGTTCTTGGTATTGCTCTTATGGATAGTCCAAATGGCACAACTTGGAGACCTACCATTCCTCTTGCGCTTCAAGAGCAGCAGATTGATGCACGCTGA
- the LOC101503958 gene encoding cysteine--tRNA ligase, chloroplastic/mitochondrial isoform X1, producing the protein MGTLSLLKCYTPFSSILFAHSARAANHAAVFRRKKLPSFRAISSSQPSTAEKNHDDGKSFRSKSHSPEVWLHNTMSKKKEVFKPKVESKVGMYVCGVTAYDLSHIGHARVYVNFDLLYRYLKHLGFEVCYVRNFTDVDDKIIARAKELGEDPISLSRRYCEEFCQDMVTLNCLPPTVEPKVSEHMPQIIDMIEKILNNGYAYDVDGDIYFNVEKFPEYGKLSNRGLEDNRAGERVAVDSRKKNPADFALWKSAKPGEPFWESPWGPGRPGWHIECSAMSSTYLGYTFDIHGGGIDLVFPHHENEIAQSCAACNKSDISVWMHNGFVTIDSVKMSKSLGNFFTIRQVVDVYHPLALRYFLMSAHYRSPMNYSNIHLESASDRIFYIYETLHECESFLNQHDQTVRRDSVPQDTLNIIDNFYDVFLTSMSDDLHTPVVLAGLSDPLKSINDLLHTRKGKKQQFRIESLAALKKSIGDVLTVVGLMPSSYYEVLQQLKKKALKRANLTEDQILQKIEERAAARIQKEYAKSDAVRKDLAVLGIALMDSPNGTTWRPTIPLALQEQQIDAR; encoded by the exons ATGGGTACCCTTTCTCTTCTCAAATGCTACACACCCTTTTCCTCCATCCTTTTCGCCCACTCGGCTCGAGCCGCCAATCACGCCGCCGTATTCAGGAGAAAAAAGCTTCCTTCCTTTCGCGCCATCTCATCCTCCCAGCCATCGACGGCGGAGAAGAATCACGACGACGGTAAAAGTTTCCGTTCAAAGAGTCATTCGCCGGAAGTATGGCTTCACAACACAATGAGTAAAAAGAAAGAGGTTTTCAAACCCAAAGTGGAATCGAAAGTTGGAATGTACGTGTGTGGTGTCACCGCTTATGATCTCAGCCATATTGGTCATGCTCGTGTTTACGTCAATTTTGATCTTCTTTATAG atatttaaagCACTTGGGATTCGAAGTTTGTTATGTTCGCAATTTTACTGATGTGGATGACAAG ATAATTGCAAGAGCAAAGGAGTTAGGAGAAGATCCAATCAGTTTGAGCCGGCGCTATTGTGAAGAGTTCTGTCAAGACATGGTAACTCTTAATTGTTTGCCTCCTACTGTGGAACCGAAAGTGTCTGAGCACATGCCCCAAATCATTGATATGATTGAGAAG ATTCTTAATAATGGGTATGCCTACGATGTTGATGGGGATATATACTTTAATGTAGAAAAATTTCCAGAATATGGGAAATTATCTAATCGAGGTCTAGAAGATAATCGAGCTGGTGAGAGGGTTGCTGTTGATTCAAGGAAGAAAAATCCTGCTGATTTTGCTCTTTGGAAG TCTGCAAAGCCAGGGGAGCCATTTTGGGAGAGTCCCTGGGGTCCTGGAAGACCTGGATGGCATATCGAATGCAGTGCTATGAGTTCCACTTATCTTGGTTACACTTTTGACATCCATGGTGGAGGAATCGACCTTGTATTTCCTCACCATGAAAATGAAATTGCTCAGAGTTGTGCTGCTTGTAATAAAAGTGATATTAGTGTATGGATGCACAATGGTTTTGTCACAATCGACTCTGTGAAGATGTCTAAATCTTTGGGAAACTTTTTCACAATACGGCAG GTTGTAGATGTTTATCATCCGCTGGCTTTGAGATATTTTTTGATGAGTGCCCATTATAGATCTCCTATGAACTACTCTAATATACACCTTGAAAGTGCTTCAGACCgtattttttacatatatgaG ACATTACATGAATGTGAAAGCTTTCTGAACCAGCATGATCAGACAGTTAGGAGGGATTCGGTCCCACAAGATactttgaatattattgataactTCTATGATGTTTTTCTGACCTCAATGTCTGATGATCTTCACACTCCAGTTGTGTTGGCTGGACTTTCTGATCCACTAAAATCAATTAACGACTTGCTGCATACTCGCAAG GGGAAAAAACAACAATTTCGAATAGAATCGCTTGcagctttgaagaaaagtatTGGGGACGTCCTTACTGTTGTAGGTCTTATGCCTTCAAGTTACTATGAA GTTTTGCAGCAGCTTAAGAAAAAAGCTCTTAAGCGTGCAAACTTGACAGAAGATCAAATCTTGCAGAAGATTGAAGAACGGGCCGCTGCTAGAATACAAAAGGAGTATGCGAAATCCGATGCCGTAAGGAAAGATTTGGCTGTTCTTGGTATTGCTCTTATGGATAGTCCAAATGGCACAACTTGGAGACCTACCATTCCTCTTGCGCTTCAAGAGCAGCAGATTGATGCACGCTGA
- the LOC101503958 gene encoding cysteine--tRNA ligase, chloroplastic/mitochondrial isoform X3 has product MISAILVMLVFTSILIFFIGRYLKHLGFEVCYVRNFTDVDDKIIARAKELGEDPISLSRRYCEEFCQDMVTLNCLPPTVEPKVSEHMPQIIDMIEKILNNGYAYDVDGDIYFNVEKFPEYGKLSNRGLEDNRAGERVAVDSRKKNPADFALWKSAKPGEPFWESPWGPGRPGWHIECSAMSSTYLGYTFDIHGGGIDLVFPHHENEIAQSCAACNKSDISVWMHNGFVTIDSVKMSKSLGNFFTIRQVVDVYHPLALRYFLMSAHYRSPMNYSNIHLESASDRIFYIYETLHECESFLNQHDQTVRRDSVPQDTLNIIDNFYDVFLTSMSDDLHTPVVLAGLSDPLKSINDLLHTRKGKKQQFRIESLAALKKSIGDVLTVVGLMPSSYYEVLQQLKKKALKRANLTEDQILQKIEERAAARIQKEYAKSDAVRKDLAVLGIALMDSPNGTTWRPTIPLALQEQQIDAR; this is encoded by the exons ATGATCTCAGCCATATTGGTCATGCTCGTGTTTACGTCAATTTTGATCTTCTTTATAG gcagatatttaaagCACTTGGGATTCGAAGTTTGTTATGTTCGCAATTTTACTGATGTGGATGACAAG ATAATTGCAAGAGCAAAGGAGTTAGGAGAAGATCCAATCAGTTTGAGCCGGCGCTATTGTGAAGAGTTCTGTCAAGACATGGTAACTCTTAATTGTTTGCCTCCTACTGTGGAACCGAAAGTGTCTGAGCACATGCCCCAAATCATTGATATGATTGAGAAG ATTCTTAATAATGGGTATGCCTACGATGTTGATGGGGATATATACTTTAATGTAGAAAAATTTCCAGAATATGGGAAATTATCTAATCGAGGTCTAGAAGATAATCGAGCTGGTGAGAGGGTTGCTGTTGATTCAAGGAAGAAAAATCCTGCTGATTTTGCTCTTTGGAAG TCTGCAAAGCCAGGGGAGCCATTTTGGGAGAGTCCCTGGGGTCCTGGAAGACCTGGATGGCATATCGAATGCAGTGCTATGAGTTCCACTTATCTTGGTTACACTTTTGACATCCATGGTGGAGGAATCGACCTTGTATTTCCTCACCATGAAAATGAAATTGCTCAGAGTTGTGCTGCTTGTAATAAAAGTGATATTAGTGTATGGATGCACAATGGTTTTGTCACAATCGACTCTGTGAAGATGTCTAAATCTTTGGGAAACTTTTTCACAATACGGCAG GTTGTAGATGTTTATCATCCGCTGGCTTTGAGATATTTTTTGATGAGTGCCCATTATAGATCTCCTATGAACTACTCTAATATACACCTTGAAAGTGCTTCAGACCgtattttttacatatatgaG ACATTACATGAATGTGAAAGCTTTCTGAACCAGCATGATCAGACAGTTAGGAGGGATTCGGTCCCACAAGATactttgaatattattgataactTCTATGATGTTTTTCTGACCTCAATGTCTGATGATCTTCACACTCCAGTTGTGTTGGCTGGACTTTCTGATCCACTAAAATCAATTAACGACTTGCTGCATACTCGCAAG GGGAAAAAACAACAATTTCGAATAGAATCGCTTGcagctttgaagaaaagtatTGGGGACGTCCTTACTGTTGTAGGTCTTATGCCTTCAAGTTACTATGAA GTTTTGCAGCAGCTTAAGAAAAAAGCTCTTAAGCGTGCAAACTTGACAGAAGATCAAATCTTGCAGAAGATTGAAGAACGGGCCGCTGCTAGAATACAAAAGGAGTATGCGAAATCCGATGCCGTAAGGAAAGATTTGGCTGTTCTTGGTATTGCTCTTATGGATAGTCCAAATGGCACAACTTGGAGACCTACCATTCCTCTTGCGCTTCAAGAGCAGCAGATTGATGCACGCTGA
- the LOC101503958 gene encoding cysteine--tRNA ligase, chloroplastic/mitochondrial isoform X4 — protein sequence MVTLNCLPPTVEPKVSEHMPQIIDMIEKILNNGYAYDVDGDIYFNVEKFPEYGKLSNRGLEDNRAGERVAVDSRKKNPADFALWKSAKPGEPFWESPWGPGRPGWHIECSAMSSTYLGYTFDIHGGGIDLVFPHHENEIAQSCAACNKSDISVWMHNGFVTIDSVKMSKSLGNFFTIRQVVDVYHPLALRYFLMSAHYRSPMNYSNIHLESASDRIFYIYETLHECESFLNQHDQTVRRDSVPQDTLNIIDNFYDVFLTSMSDDLHTPVVLAGLSDPLKSINDLLHTRKGKKQQFRIESLAALKKSIGDVLTVVGLMPSSYYEVLQQLKKKALKRANLTEDQILQKIEERAAARIQKEYAKSDAVRKDLAVLGIALMDSPNGTTWRPTIPLALQEQQIDAR from the exons ATGGTAACTCTTAATTGTTTGCCTCCTACTGTGGAACCGAAAGTGTCTGAGCACATGCCCCAAATCATTGATATGATTGAGAAG ATTCTTAATAATGGGTATGCCTACGATGTTGATGGGGATATATACTTTAATGTAGAAAAATTTCCAGAATATGGGAAATTATCTAATCGAGGTCTAGAAGATAATCGAGCTGGTGAGAGGGTTGCTGTTGATTCAAGGAAGAAAAATCCTGCTGATTTTGCTCTTTGGAAG TCTGCAAAGCCAGGGGAGCCATTTTGGGAGAGTCCCTGGGGTCCTGGAAGACCTGGATGGCATATCGAATGCAGTGCTATGAGTTCCACTTATCTTGGTTACACTTTTGACATCCATGGTGGAGGAATCGACCTTGTATTTCCTCACCATGAAAATGAAATTGCTCAGAGTTGTGCTGCTTGTAATAAAAGTGATATTAGTGTATGGATGCACAATGGTTTTGTCACAATCGACTCTGTGAAGATGTCTAAATCTTTGGGAAACTTTTTCACAATACGGCAG GTTGTAGATGTTTATCATCCGCTGGCTTTGAGATATTTTTTGATGAGTGCCCATTATAGATCTCCTATGAACTACTCTAATATACACCTTGAAAGTGCTTCAGACCgtattttttacatatatgaG ACATTACATGAATGTGAAAGCTTTCTGAACCAGCATGATCAGACAGTTAGGAGGGATTCGGTCCCACAAGATactttgaatattattgataactTCTATGATGTTTTTCTGACCTCAATGTCTGATGATCTTCACACTCCAGTTGTGTTGGCTGGACTTTCTGATCCACTAAAATCAATTAACGACTTGCTGCATACTCGCAAG GGGAAAAAACAACAATTTCGAATAGAATCGCTTGcagctttgaagaaaagtatTGGGGACGTCCTTACTGTTGTAGGTCTTATGCCTTCAAGTTACTATGAA GTTTTGCAGCAGCTTAAGAAAAAAGCTCTTAAGCGTGCAAACTTGACAGAAGATCAAATCTTGCAGAAGATTGAAGAACGGGCCGCTGCTAGAATACAAAAGGAGTATGCGAAATCCGATGCCGTAAGGAAAGATTTGGCTGTTCTTGGTATTGCTCTTATGGATAGTCCAAATGGCACAACTTGGAGACCTACCATTCCTCTTGCGCTTCAAGAGCAGCAGATTGATGCACGCTGA
- the LOC101503634 gene encoding ER membrane protein complex subunit 7 homolog, whose amino-acid sequence MASFTKSLILFLFIEFCFSVLPSSFAQSPVPGSSEGYTIYGRVKIPSFGNREFSLPAKVSNVKVILNGGQRVSFVRPDGYFSFHNVPAGTHLIEVAAIGYFFSPVRVDVSARNPGKIQAALTENRRGLSEFVLEPLKGEQYYEIREPFSIMSIVKSPMGLMMGFMLIVVFLMPKLMENMDPEEMKRAQEEMRNQGVPSLASLLPGAARSN is encoded by the exons ATGGCCTCCTTCACCAAATCActcattctttttcttttcattgaATTTTGCTTCTCAGTTTTACCTTCATCATTCGCTCAATCGCCTGTCCCTGG GTCTTCCGAAGGTTACACCATTTATGGTCGAGTCAAGATCCCAA GTTTTGGAAACAGAGAATTTAGCCTTCCTGCAAAAGTATCAAATGTCAAAGTCATACTTAATGGTGGTCAAAGAGTTTCTTTTGTGAGGCCTGATGGATATTTCTCATT CCACAACGTGCCTGCAGGGACTCATTTAATTGAAGTGGCTGCAATAGGCTATTTCTTTTCTCCA GTACGAGTTGATGTTAGTGCCAGAAACCCTGGCAAGATTCAAGCAGCACTGACAGAAAATAGGAGGGGGCTCAGTGAGTTTGTCTTAGAGCCATTAAAGGGGGAACAGTATTATGAG ATTAGGGAGCCATTCTCTATTATGTCCATTGTTAAAAGTCCAATGGGTCTGATGATGGGATTTATGCTGATTGTTGTCTTCCTTATGCCCAAATTAATGGAAAACATGG ATCCAGAAGAAATGAAACGTGCTCAAGAAGAAATGAGAAATCAAGGAGTTCCATCTTTAGCAAGCTTGTTACCGGGTGCTGCAAGAAGCAACTAG
- the LOC101503302 gene encoding kunitz-type elastase inhibitor BrEI-like precursor — MKSILPLCCFLFLLVLNTKPLQGAEPEPIVDKQGNPLQPNEGYYVWPLWSDYGGITLGQTRNRTCPLDVIRNPDAIGSPVFFSASGLDYIPTLTDLTIDIPILGSPCKESKVWKLSKVGSGFWFVSTGGLAGDLVTKFKIERLEGDHAYEIYSFKFCPSVTGVLCAPVGTFEDADGTKVMAVGDGIEPYYVRFQKVSSYKNKDLSSI; from the exons ATGAAATCTATTCTTCCACTATGTTGTTTCCTTTTCCTCTTAGTACTCAACACGAAACCACTACAAGGAGCAGAACCAGAGCCAATAGTAGACAAACAAGGAAACCCTCTTCAACCAAATGAAGGTTACTACGTTTGGCCACTTTGGTCTGACTATGGAGGCATAACATTAGGCCAAACAAGAAACAGAACATGTCCACTCGACGTAATTCGCAACCCCGACGCTATCGGTAGCCCAGTCTTCTTCTCCGCATCAG GTCTTGATTACATTCCAACACTCACTGATTTAACAATTGATATTCCAATTTTGGGAAGTCCTTGCAAGGAATCAAAAGTTTGGAAGCTTTCAAAAGTTGGGTCAGGGTTTTGGTTTGTGAGCACTGGTGGTTTAGCTGGTGATCTTGTTACCAAGTTTAAGATTGAGAGGCTTGAAGGTGACCATGCTTATGAGATTTATAGTTTCAAGTTCTGTCCTTCTGTAACTGGTGTTCTTTGTGCTCCTGTTGGGACTTTTGAAGATGCTGATGGAACTAAAGTTATGGCTGTTGGGGATGGTATTGAACCTTATTATGTTAGGTTTCAGAAGGTTTCTAGTTATAAGAATAAAGATTTGAGCAGTATTTAA
- the LOC101502980 gene encoding synaptotagmin-4-like encodes MGFISGMIVGIAVGIVLIVAFARQESIRSNRRSNLAKTIAQFARMTVEDSRKLLPPKFYPSWVVFTKRQKLNWLNMELEKIWPFVDEAASELIKSNVEPILEQYRPVILSSLTFSKLTLGTVAPQFTGISIVEEDSGPNGVTMEFDMQWDGNPNIVLDIKTKVGVVLPVQVKNIGFTGVFRLIFKPLVNEFPAFGAVCFSLREKKALDFTLKVVGGDISSLPGISDAIEETIRDAIEDSITWPVRKIIPIIPGDYSNLELKPVGTLDVKLVQAKNLANKDLIGKSDPYAVIFVRPLRDKTKTSRTINNQLNPIWNEHFEFIIEDTSTQHLTIRIFDDEGIQAAELIGCAQVSLKDLEPGKVKDVWLKLVKDLEVHRDNKVRGEVHLELLYCPYGVDNSLKSPFDADYSLTTFEKTLKNGASDAEDEDLSKSSRARKSNVIVRGVLSVTVISAEDLPVVDLLGKADPFVVLGLKKSEKKLKTRVVNETLNPVWNQTFDFVVEDGLHDMLIVELWDHDTFGKEKMGKVIMTLTKVILEGEYNETFLLDDAKSGKVSLHLRWTPQHKYRDP; translated from the exons ATGGGATTCATCAGCGGCATGATCGTTGGTATCGCCGTTGGTATTGTATTGATCGTTGCTTTTGCTCGTCAAGAAAGCATCCGATCCAATCGTCGCTCCAATCTA GCGAAGACGATAGCACAGTTTGCGAGGATGACGGTGGAAGATTCTAGAAAACTTCTACCTCCAAAGTTCTATCCGTCATGGGTGGTCTTCACTAAGAGGCAGAAGTT AAATTGGCTTAATATGGAGTTAGAAAAGATATGGCCGTTCGTTGATGAG GCAGCGTCTGAATTGATAAAAAGCAACGTTGAACCAATTCTTGAACAATATAGGCCAGTGATTTTGTCTTCTCTCACATTTTCTAAGTTGACGCTTGGCACCGTTGCTCCACAATTTACAG GAATTTCAATTGTTGAAGAGGATAGTGGGCCTAATGGAGTGACAATGGAGTTTGACATGCAGTGGGATGGTAATCCCAATATTGTTCTTGACATTAAAACCAAAGTTGGTGTTGTACTGCCTGTGCAG GTAAAAAATATTGGATTCACTGGGGTTTTCAGGTTGATCTTCAAACCTCTTGTAAACGAGTTCCCTGCTTTTGGAGCCGTTTGTTTTTCTCTGAGAGAAAAG AAAGCTCTGGATTTTACTCTTAAGGTCGTTGGGGGTGATATATCATCTTTACCAGGAATATCTGATGCTATAGAG GAAACAATTCGAGATGCCATTGAAGACTCTATAACTTGGCCAGTACGCAAAATTATACCAATTATACCTGGCGATTACAG TAACCTAGAATTGAAACCAGTTGGAACACTAGATGTAAAACTAGTGCAAGCAAAGAACTTGGCAAACAAAGATCTGATTGGGAAATCTGATCCTTATGCTGTCATATTTGTACGCCCGCTTCGTGACAAAACCAAAACCAGTAGAACAATT AACAACCAGTTGAACCCAATATGGAATGAGCACTTTGAGTTCATTATTGAAGATACATCAACACAGCACTTGACCATAAGAATCTTCGACGACGAAGGCATTCAGGCAGCTGAGCTTATTGGCTGTGCCCAAGTTTCCTTGAAGGATCTCGAACCTGGTAAAGTCAAGGATGTGTGGTTGAAATTGGTTAAGGATTTGGAGGTTCATAGGGATAATAAAGTCAGGGGTGAG GTCCACTTGGAGCTCTTGTACTGCCCATATGGAGTTGATAACAGCTTGAAGAGCCCTTTTGACGCTGACTACTCATTAACCACGTTTGAGAAGACCCTTAAGAATGGAGCTAGTGACGCAGAGGATGAGGATCTTTCAAAATCATCACGGGCGAGGAAAAGCAACGTCATAGTAAGAGGAGTTCTATCTGTCACAGTAATTTCAGCTGAAGATTTGCCTGTAGTGGACTTATTGGGCAAGGCTGACCCATTTGTTGTCCTTGGGTtgaaaaaatcagaaaaaaaacTCAAGACCAGA GTTGTaaatgaaaccctaaacccagtATGGAATCAAACATTTGACTTTGTTGTGGAGGACGGCTTACATGACATGTTAATTGTTGAACTATGGGATCATGATACCTTTGGCAAG GAAAAAATGGGAAAAGTTATAATGACACTAACCAAGGTCATCTTAGAAGGGGAATACAATGAAACGTTTCTTCTGGATGATGCTAAATCTGGAAAGGTTAGTTTGCATTTGAGGTGGACTCCGCAGCATAAGTACCGCGATCCTTAG
- the LOC101502666 gene encoding probable glycosyltransferase At5g25310: protein MKICHRHLLFATTLLSLALFTVVYMMLPSNLTKFIIDTKPSYSVSLHHLRTKVSGENDHLLAVRHTSHSNATVTREVRKVKSKEEKREEGLARARGSIRKAALGDDRSNLSLSKSPHNNDGYIPAGAVYHNPRLFYQSYLEMEKIFKVYVYPDGDLPIVHDGPCKDIYSIEGRFLHEMEHGVGRFRTNDPNAAHVYFLPFSVTWMVKYLYTPSSNYDITPLKQFVSDYVRMVSMRYPFWNKTRGADHFMLACHDWGPHASKGNPFLYNTSIRVLCNANTSEGFNPLKDVTLPEIHLYGGEVSPKLLSLPPENAPRRYLAFFAGGMHGPIRPILLHHWKNRDSDINVYEYLPKGLDYYSLMLNSKFCLCPSGHEVASPRIVESIYAECVPVILSNYYVLPFSDVLRWEAFSVQVDVSNIPRLKEVLNAIPESKYRKLKQGVRAVRRHFTLNQPAKRFDVFHMILHSIWLRRLNMKLV from the exons atgaagatttgCCATAGACACTTGCTTTTTGCCACTACGTTACTATCTCTAGCGTTATTCACCGTCGTCTATATGATGCTTCCTTCGAATTTGACGAAATTCATTATCGACACAAAGCCTTCATATTCCGTTTCACTTCATCACTTACGAACAAAGGTTTCCGGCGAGAACGATCACCTCCTTGCCGTTCGACACACCAGTCACTCAAATGCCACCGTAACG AGGGAAGTAAGAAAGGTGAAGAGCAAAGAAGAAAAGAGAGAAGAAGGACTGGCACGAGCGAGAGGTTCAATACGGAAGGCAGCATTAGGAGATGATAGAAGCAATCTCAGTCTGTCAAAATCACCACACAACAACGACGGTTACATTCCCGCTGGAGCCGTTTATCATAACCCGCGCTTATTTTATCA gAGCTACTTGGAGATGGAGAAGATATTCAAAGTGTACGTATACCCAGATGGGGACCTACCAATTGTTCACGATGGCCCTTGCAAGGACATATACTCGATTGAAGGGAGGTTCCTCCATGAGATGGAACACGGAGTTGGAAGGTTTAGAACCAATGATCCTAATGCTGCTCATGTTTACTTTTTACCATTCAGTGTCACATGGATGGTCAAATACCTCTATACACCATCCTCTAATTACGACATCACTCCTTTAAAGCAGTTTGTCTCTGATTACGTGAGAATGGTATCTATGAGGTACCCCTTCTGGAACAAAACTCGTGGTGCCGACCACTTCATGCTTGCTTGCCATGATTGG GGTCCACATGCATCAAAGGGTAATCCTTTCCTTTACAACACCTCCATCCGTGTCTTGTGCAATGCCAACACTTCTGAAGGTTTCAATCCTCTAAAAGATGTAACTTTACCAGAAATTCACTTATATGGAGGTGAAGTATCCCCTAAACTCCTTTCACTTCCTCCGGAAAATGCCCCACGCCGCTACCTCGCCTTTTTCGCCGGTGGTATGCACGGCCCAATTCGCCCCATTCTTCTCCACCATTGGAAAAACAGAGACAGTGACATTAATGTGTACGAGTATCTCCCTAAAGGCCTAGATTACTATTCCTTAATGCTAAACTCCAAGTTCTGTCTTTGTCCAAGTGGCCATGAAGTGGCTAGCCCAAGAATTGTGGAGTCAATTTATGCAGAATGTGTACCTGTGATTCTATCGAATTATTATGTGTTGCCTTTCAGTGATGTGCTGCGATGGGAAGCATTTTCAGTACAGGTGGATGTTTCGAATATTCCTAGGTTGAAAGAGGTTCTTAATGCTATTCCAGAGAGCAAGTACAGGAAGCTCAAACAAGGTGTAAGGGCTGTGAGGAGACATTTTACTCTTAATCAGCCGGCTAAAAGATTTGATGTTTTTCACATGATCTTACACTCAATATGGCTGAGGAGATTGAATATGAAACTCGTATAG